A single genomic interval of Candidatus Dependentiae bacterium harbors:
- a CDS encoding WD40 repeat domain-containing protein — protein MVTRLMLILTIVLLANTAQAMNGNFFEQGVHQRVKCLLNIFNPAIKVFTTCSENLQENPGVENFQANFEVINSAYKELCKKIEKDPTILLEFMELNDTDLIKRKIEIMQRFFVDFEQAIAVNNPSCRLLEVQQEQHSLEHILCEFIQNKRHCDALACGNIQSLEALQSMGDLSACGIEIAVQPDVGDDEKLAQALQLQLNLELMHEREAREQEAQKENLICESSEIEMIEYSDENFPSQALVNDQHCKKGARIFSGATSDTQFVAQLKQIINHVDITQDLDQGLFDRLSAQVPNNFSMLMNREIGRASRYDVMQHSFSESSMTSYAHYFPECLMVGDNEGAEVSVSILEGHTNWVNCVKQLDDGRLVSCSKDKTIKIWDLDTNRCVAILEGHTSSVKCIKRLNDGRLVSCSNDNTIKVWDLNTNRCVATLEGHTDWVNCITQLDDGRLVSGSDDGTIKVWDLDTSRCVATLEGHKHWIRCIKLRKDGRLICGFGDGMIKVWDLNTNRCVATLEAHTRLVKCIKQLDDGRLASGSDDGTIKVWDLNTNRCVVTLEAHTRFVSCINQLDDRRLVSDYCDGTIKVWDLNTNRCIAPLDEHRVWARCIEQLNDGGLVFASADGTIKVWNLYPDLSFEQIALVVQLERCYQQSEVVNLGDGWRHVFVTLPDYFQKRFQLVSSCFSAIVA, from the coding sequence ATGGTTACACGGTTGATGCTTATTCTTACGATTGTTTTATTGGCAAATACAGCACAGGCCATGAATGGAAATTTCTTTGAGCAAGGGGTGCACCAGCGAGTTAAGTGCTTGCTCAACATCTTTAATCCTGCAATCAAGGTTTTTACAACGTGCTCTGAAAATTTGCAAGAAAATCCAGGAGTTGAAAATTTTCAAGCAAATTTTGAAGTGATAAACAGTGCATACAAAGAACTCTGTAAAAAAATAGAAAAAGATCCGACAATTCTTTTGGAATTTATGGAGCTTAACGATACCGATCTGATCAAAAGAAAAATTGAAATAATGCAAAGATTTTTTGTGGATTTTGAGCAAGCAATTGCGGTTAATAATCCGTCATGTCGCTTGCTTGAGGTGCAGCAAGAACAGCATAGTCTTGAGCACATTCTTTGCGAGTTTATACAGAACAAACGCCATTGCGATGCTTTGGCTTGTGGAAATATTCAAAGTTTGGAAGCGTTGCAGAGTATGGGAGATTTATCAGCATGCGGCATTGAAATTGCGGTGCAACCGGATGTTGGAGATGATGAAAAGCTGGCGCAAGCATTGCAGCTGCAATTGAATCTTGAGCTTATGCATGAACGCGAAGCGCGTGAGCAAGAAGCGCAAAAAGAAAATCTGATTTGTGAAAGTTCAGAGATAGAAATGATTGAATATTCAGATGAAAACTTTCCATCACAAGCTTTGGTTAATGATCAACATTGCAAAAAAGGCGCAAGAATTTTTTCTGGAGCAACCAGTGACACGCAATTTGTTGCACAGCTCAAACAGATAATCAATCATGTCGACATAACCCAAGATCTGGATCAGGGACTCTTTGATCGGCTTTCTGCGCAAGTGCCGAACAATTTTTCGATGCTCATGAATCGGGAGATCGGCAGAGCAAGCCGGTATGATGTGATGCAGCACAGTTTTAGTGAATCATCAATGACATCGTATGCCCACTATTTTCCAGAATGCTTAATGGTAGGTGATAATGAAGGAGCTGAAGTGAGTGTGAGTATACTTGAGGGGCATACAAATTGGGTTAATTGCGTCAAGCAACTGGATGATGGTCGACTGGTTTCTTGTTCAAAAGATAAAACGATTAAGATTTGGGATCTGGATACCAACAGATGCGTTGCCATACTTGAGGGGCATACAAGTTCGGTTAAATGCATCAAGCGACTGAATGATGGTCGACTGGTTTCTTGTTCAAATGATAACACGATTAAAGTGTGGGATTTAAACACCAACAGATGCGTTGCCACACTTGAGGGGCATACAGATTGGGTTAATTGCATCACGCAACTGGATGATGGTCGACTTGTTTCTGGTTCTGATGATGGAACGATTAAGGTGTGGGATTTGGATACTAGCAGGTGCGTTGCCACACTTGAGGGGCATAAACATTGGATTAGATGCATTAAGCTACGGAAAGATGGTAGACTGATTTGTGGTTTTGGTGATGGAATGATTAAGGTGTGGGATTTAAATACCAACAGGTGCGTTGCCACACTTGAGGCGCATACACGTTTGGTTAAATGCATCAAGCAACTGGATGATGGTCGACTGGCTTCTGGTTCTGATGATGGAACGATTAAGGTGTGGGATTTGAATACCAACAGGTGCGTTGTCACGCTTGAGGCGCATACACGTTTTGTTAGTTGCATCAATCAACTGGATGATCGTCGACTGGTCTCTGATTATTGTGATGGAACGATTAAGGTGTGGGATTTAAATACCAATAGATGCATTGCCCCACTTGATGAGCATAGAGTTTGGGCTAGATGTATCGAGCAACTGAATGATGGTGGACTGGTTTTTGCCTCTGCTGATGGAACGATTAAGGTGTGGAATTTATATCCAGACCTTTCGTTTGAACAGATTGCACTGGTTGTTCAGCTTGAGCGATGTTATCAACAAAGCGAGGTTGTTAATCTTGGTGATGGTTGGCGTCATGTTTTTGTAACATTGCCAGATTATTTTCAAAAACGTTTTCAATTGGTGAGTAGCTGTTTCAGTGCAATTGTTGCATAA